One segment of Trichlorobacter ammonificans DNA contains the following:
- a CDS encoding cation:proton antiporter domain-containing protein — protein sequence MESINLIQDLAIILLGAGLAGALCRRAGLSVIVGYLLAGIVLGPHTPPFSFILDVQRIETLSQIGLVFLMFAIGLGLSLSKLQKMGAATLLATGLGAFFVLNLTQVLGGILGWSTTQSLFIAAMFMVSSSAVIAKVIKDMNLGRERSGQLALGITVLEDVVAVVMLTVLSTQASASASASAGVGALLTGMSAFVVLLVIAALFFIPKLLRRMEAKSDPELQTIVVAGILFLMAIMAAKAGYSLALGAYLLGAVIAELPQKSGVDKSFSGMRDMFSSVFFVSIGMMIDVRLMLDVWPWILGLCLFTLLARTLATGFALILVGTPPRTARRAGLALTPLGEFTFVIAQLGVTTTVLPPKFYPIAVGVSLLTVLITPIVNRHAEPMLDWIEAREPAWMRRGLEIYHGWLAQLSDLQGSQLWWQLSKKRLLQIALEALFITGLILFSQTLLRFFQQGPLAAVLTPQALTISFWVTIGFLVLIPLFAMWRNCSVLALMFAELTQSRIRLPAPLVENGFKAFSAVIIAYWLSGIVPLASLSKWSWLAIAAVLATVLLVFSHRLIYLHSKWQVSVKDIFTAETATDEAARRQAWPQRYQDWQINVQEIMLPEYAACSGASIADLNIRSRFGCSVVEIERQGYTIIAPESTMPLYPGDRLLLLGTAEQIDALRCELGRQQESAVRGDFDAARLETVVVEQGPRIGASLAELRIPLHTGVLVVGIRRGTRKIVNPSGDERLVAGDELLSLGSPEQLRRFKRWLVQDGESADVVPAA from the coding sequence ATGGAAAGCATCAATCTGATCCAGGACCTAGCCATTATTCTGCTCGGAGCCGGTCTTGCCGGCGCCCTCTGCAGACGTGCCGGCCTGTCGGTAATCGTTGGCTACCTGCTGGCCGGGATCGTACTCGGTCCCCATACCCCGCCCTTTTCCTTCATTCTCGACGTCCAGCGGATCGAGACCCTGTCCCAGATCGGTCTGGTGTTTCTCATGTTCGCCATCGGCCTGGGCTTAAGTCTCAGCAAGCTGCAGAAGATGGGAGCCGCCACCTTGCTGGCCACGGGACTGGGAGCATTTTTCGTGCTCAACCTGACCCAGGTGCTGGGAGGCATCCTCGGCTGGTCCACGACGCAAAGCCTTTTCATCGCGGCCATGTTCATGGTTTCAAGTTCTGCGGTCATTGCCAAGGTGATCAAGGACATGAATCTCGGCCGGGAGCGCTCCGGCCAGCTGGCGCTGGGGATTACGGTGCTGGAAGACGTGGTGGCGGTGGTGATGTTGACGGTGCTCAGCACCCAGGCCAGTGCCTCGGCATCCGCATCGGCCGGGGTAGGGGCGCTTTTGACCGGTATGAGCGCCTTTGTGGTGCTGCTGGTCATCGCGGCCCTCTTCTTCATCCCCAAACTGCTGCGGCGAATGGAGGCCAAGAGCGACCCGGAACTGCAAACCATCGTCGTGGCCGGCATCCTGTTCCTGATGGCGATCATGGCGGCAAAGGCCGGTTACTCCCTTGCCCTGGGGGCCTACCTGCTGGGGGCGGTCATCGCCGAACTGCCCCAGAAAAGCGGCGTGGACAAGTCATTTTCCGGCATGCGCGACATGTTCAGCAGTGTTTTTTTCGTCTCCATCGGCATGATGATCGACGTCAGGCTGATGCTGGACGTCTGGCCCTGGATACTGGGGCTGTGCCTTTTCACCCTGCTTGCCCGCACCCTTGCCACCGGCTTTGCCCTCATCCTGGTGGGTACCCCGCCCCGCACCGCCCGCCGGGCAGGTCTCGCCCTGACGCCCCTGGGAGAATTCACCTTCGTCATCGCACAGCTGGGGGTCACGACTACGGTGCTGCCGCCGAAGTTCTACCCGATCGCGGTGGGGGTTTCCCTTCTTACCGTGCTTATCACCCCGATCGTGAACCGCCATGCCGAACCGATGCTTGACTGGATAGAGGCCCGCGAGCCTGCCTGGATGCGTCGCGGCCTGGAAATCTACCACGGCTGGCTGGCCCAGCTCTCGGACCTGCAGGGCAGCCAGCTCTGGTGGCAACTGAGCAAAAAGCGGCTGCTGCAGATCGCGTTGGAGGCGTTGTTCATCACCGGACTCATTCTCTTTTCCCAGACCTTGCTCAGATTCTTTCAGCAGGGTCCGCTGGCGGCTGTGCTGACGCCGCAGGCACTGACCATCAGCTTCTGGGTGACCATCGGCTTCCTGGTGCTGATTCCCCTGTTTGCCATGTGGCGCAACTGCTCGGTACTGGCCCTGATGTTCGCCGAGCTGACCCAGAGCCGCATCCGTCTGCCCGCCCCCCTGGTTGAAAACGGCTTCAAGGCGTTCAGTGCCGTTATCATTGCCTACTGGCTCTCCGGCATCGTGCCGCTGGCTTCCCTCTCCAAGTGGTCCTGGCTGGCCATCGCCGCCGTACTGGCGACGGTGCTGCTGGTCTTCTCCCACCGGCTCATCTATCTGCACAGCAAGTGGCAGGTTTCGGTGAAGGATATCTTCACGGCCGAAACGGCAACGGACGAGGCGGCCCGCCGGCAGGCGTGGCCGCAGCGCTACCAGGACTGGCAGATCAACGTCCAGGAAATCATGCTGCCGGAGTACGCTGCCTGTTCCGGCGCCAGCATCGCCGACCTGAACATCCGCTCCCGCTTTGGCTGTTCCGTTGTTGAAATCGAGCGTCAGGGATATACGATCATCGCCCCGGAATCAACCATGCCCCTCTATCCCGGCGACCGGTTGCTGCTCCTGGGCACGGCGGAGCAGATCGACGCCCTGCGCTGCGAACTGGGACGGCAGCAGGAAAGCGCCGTACGGGGAGATTTCGACGCAGCCCGGCTGGAAACCGTTGTGGTGGAGCAGGGGCCCCGGATCGGGGCGTCCCTTGCCGAACTGCGGATTCCTCTACATACCGGCGTGCTGGTGGTGGGAATCAGGCGGGGAACACGGAAGATCGTCAATCCGTCGGGAGACGAGCGGCTTGTTGCCGGGGACGAACTGCTGTCCCTGGGGTCGCCGGAGCAGCTGCGCAGGTTCAAGCGCTGGCTCGTCCAGGACGGGGAGTCGGCCGACGTGGTACCGGCGGCCTGA
- a CDS encoding DUF481 domain-containing protein, whose product MRQSCVLWCAMLLSLVLTVATATADEVRMKNGDRLTGTIVRLEGSLLYLRAPYAHDTLAISWEAVDCLVSGNSLPVAVGDNRFVIGTISCPESGIALIEESPSSPPVPTPLTQVRAINPSTYSGLFSLGGSFNSGNTNANAVSASARFKVKKQRHRFTVDGRYNYGETNGRTAISNSSASFKYDLFTGEKLYGYAQSLTEHDRFADLNLRTTEGLGVGYQLFESKQFSLFVEGGASYLLEDFSGSEDRQDATGRWSLGIDWEVVPGRLTFFHRQEGFYSIIAGSTVLHAEQGLRIPLFENLYANFEADYRFNSAPAAGTRKSDLNLILGITYQYAYW is encoded by the coding sequence ATGAGACAATCCTGTGTGCTGTGGTGCGCCATGCTGCTGTCGCTCGTGCTGACCGTCGCCACTGCGACGGCCGACGAAGTGCGGATGAAAAACGGCGATCGTCTGACCGGCACCATTGTACGCCTGGAGGGGAGCCTGCTCTACCTCCGGGCTCCCTACGCGCACGACACGCTTGCCATCTCCTGGGAGGCGGTGGACTGTCTCGTTTCCGGGAACAGCCTGCCGGTAGCCGTGGGGGACAACCGGTTCGTGATCGGCACGATCTCCTGTCCGGAGAGCGGCATCGCCCTGATCGAAGAGAGCCCGTCATCTCCCCCGGTACCAACCCCCTTGACACAGGTACGGGCCATCAACCCCTCGACCTACTCGGGACTGTTCTCCCTGGGCGGCAGTTTCAACAGCGGCAACACCAATGCGAATGCGGTCAGTGCCTCGGCCCGCTTCAAGGTCAAGAAACAGCGGCACCGCTTTACCGTTGACGGCCGTTACAACTACGGCGAAACCAACGGCAGAACGGCGATCAGCAATTCGTCGGCAAGCTTCAAGTACGACCTATTTACCGGTGAGAAGCTGTACGGCTACGCACAGTCCCTTACCGAGCACGACCGCTTCGCCGACCTCAATCTGCGCACCACCGAAGGCCTCGGTGTCGGCTATCAGCTCTTCGAATCGAAACAGTTCAGCCTTTTTGTGGAAGGGGGTGCCTCCTACCTGTTGGAAGACTTCTCCGGCAGCGAGGACCGCCAGGATGCCACGGGGCGCTGGTCCCTGGGGATCGACTGGGAAGTCGTGCCGGGCCGGCTCACGTTCTTCCATCGCCAGGAGGGCTTTTACAGCATCATCGCCGGCTCGACGGTACTGCATGCCGAACAGGGGCTGCGCATCCCGCTTTTCGAGAACCTCTACGCCAATTTCGAGGCCGACTACCGCTTCAACAGCGCCCCCGCGGCAGGCACGCGAAAATCGGACCTGAACCTGATCCTGGGGATTACCTACCAGTACGCCTACTGGTGA
- a CDS encoding Tim44 domain-containing protein, producing MKRHVGRLFTVMATVLLLSGTVLELTAHAKAGGSRSMGSRGSRSVSKPASPAYQQNQQRQQQAAPTPGPMQQQAGGGFLRSMAGGIMGGLLGSMLFSSFAGAAGGMGGGGGIGLLEILLLAGVGYAIYRFIAARKRAEHSPAARFQGNNSSAPLFSVPSPAVAETVSDQVSPGLAHVRQMDRSFDESAFCDTVMDHFFRIQAAWMHRDLTPVAGLLTDEMRQILQEDVDRLLRENLVNRLENIAVKKVEITEVWQESGQDYITTLIHASLLDYTTDAGGALRSGSMTEPISFREYWTVTRPVGNNPWRLSAIHQHDPS from the coding sequence ATGAAACGACACGTTGGACGATTGTTTACCGTCATGGCGACCGTGCTGCTGTTGAGCGGCACGGTCCTGGAACTGACCGCCCACGCCAAGGCCGGCGGCAGCCGTTCCATGGGCAGCCGCGGCTCCCGCAGCGTCAGCAAGCCCGCTTCCCCCGCCTACCAGCAGAACCAGCAACGGCAACAACAGGCCGCTCCCACCCCCGGCCCGATGCAACAGCAGGCTGGCGGCGGTTTCCTGCGCAGTATGGCGGGCGGCATCATGGGTGGACTACTGGGCAGCATGCTGTTCAGCAGCTTTGCCGGCGCTGCCGGCGGCATGGGAGGGGGCGGCGGTATCGGCCTGCTTGAAATCCTGCTACTGGCCGGGGTCGGCTACGCCATCTACCGTTTCATCGCCGCCCGGAAGCGGGCGGAGCATTCGCCGGCAGCCCGTTTCCAGGGAAATAACTCCTCCGCTCCGCTCTTCTCCGTGCCCTCCCCTGCTGTCGCTGAAACCGTTAGCGATCAGGTTTCGCCGGGACTGGCCCATGTCCGCCAGATGGACCGCAGCTTTGACGAATCAGCCTTCTGCGATACCGTCATGGACCACTTCTTCAGGATTCAGGCGGCCTGGATGCACCGGGACCTGACCCCGGTCGCAGGACTTTTGACCGATGAAATGCGCCAGATACTGCAGGAGGATGTGGACCGGCTGCTGCGGGAAAACCTGGTGAACCGGCTGGAAAACATCGCCGTCAAAAAGGTGGAGATCACCGAGGTTTGGCAAGAGTCGGGACAGGACTATATCACCACCCTGATCCACGCCAGCCTGCTGGACTATACCACCGACGCCGGCGGCGCCCTGCGGAGCGGCAGCATGACCGAGCCGATCAGTTTCCGTGAGTACTGGACCGTTACCAGGCCGGTGGGCAACAATCCCTGGCGGTTATCCGCAATCCACCAGCACGACCCGTCTTAG
- a CDS encoding UPF0182 family membrane protein, whose product MFRHRLTPILLALAVIAPAAGYLLNLYVDWLFFLETGFASVFTTRLSAQAGSALLFALTLLVFLVPNLLYADRSNFPYMSEVIPVGTIRLQREQTLPLIKPVALLISLLLALFAGQLGAVQWEKVLLFLNSQTVGTSDPVIGKDIGFYLFNLPLFDVARAYLNLVLTATVLATLAVYYLRGGITLTIRGPSLAPRVRRHLALLAGIASLVIAAGFHLERYGLLYASNGPFQGAGYVDVTVRLTTLTALTVLTPLAGALLVFGLWRGTWRLVLLPPIVVTVAYFIGMRGYPVLLQKFKVAPNELALETPYIGHHIAFTRFGYDLDKIETVPFDVDTRLSSTDIGNNDATIRNVRLWDHAPLLKTYSQLQQIRTYYKFFDVDNDRYLVNGRYTQVMLSPRELSYQDLPSRTWINERLIFTHGNGIAMGPVSRISREGLPEFYVKDIPAVSLADIKVTRPEIYFGELSNEYVIVRSKVPEFSYPTATGNINTTYQGSGGVPLGSLLHKALFAAYFRTEKILLSSDITAESRIIYNRNIAKRVRELAPFLRFDGDPYMVVDDKGRLKWLIDAYTHSPHLPYAKPLKGGITYMRNAVKAVVDAYDGSVDFYISDPEDVILKAYARIFPALFKPMAAMPDGLRSHVRYSHQFLQVQAAMFATYHMTDPKVFYNKENLWEIPALGDRPMEPYYTIMKLPGEQKEEYILLLPFSPSKRDNLAAWLTARCDGDNYGKILAYTFPRDRLIYGPKQIDARINQDSYISQQLTLWSQRGSEVIRGSMLVIPIEKSLLYVQPLFLAADKAGLPELRRVIVAFGDEVVMEETLELALQRIFGGKRPAAVSRTAADGESGASSSSLAREAMAVYERAIALQRQGNWSGYGEELRKLEQLLKQLAR is encoded by the coding sequence ATGTTCAGACACCGACTGACACCGATCCTGCTGGCACTCGCCGTTATCGCTCCGGCGGCCGGCTACCTGCTCAACCTGTACGTTGACTGGCTCTTTTTCCTCGAAACCGGTTTCGCGTCGGTCTTCACCACCAGGCTCTCCGCCCAGGCCGGCAGCGCCCTGCTCTTTGCCCTGACGTTGCTCGTCTTCCTCGTTCCCAACCTGCTCTATGCGGATCGCAGCAATTTTCCCTACATGAGCGAGGTTATCCCCGTCGGCACGATCCGGCTGCAGCGGGAGCAGACCCTGCCGCTGATCAAGCCGGTTGCTCTGCTGATTTCCCTCCTGCTGGCACTGTTCGCGGGACAACTGGGGGCGGTGCAGTGGGAAAAGGTTCTGCTGTTTCTGAACAGCCAGACGGTGGGTACCAGTGACCCGGTGATCGGCAAGGATATCGGGTTTTACCTGTTCAACCTGCCGCTCTTCGATGTTGCGCGGGCCTACCTGAACCTGGTGCTGACGGCCACCGTCCTGGCGACCCTGGCGGTCTACTACCTGCGGGGCGGTATCACCCTGACCATCCGCGGCCCGTCGCTGGCGCCGCGGGTACGGCGCCATCTCGCCCTGCTGGCCGGCATCGCCTCCCTGGTCATTGCCGCAGGGTTCCACCTGGAGCGCTACGGCCTGCTCTACGCCAGCAACGGGCCGTTCCAGGGTGCCGGCTATGTGGACGTCACCGTACGCCTGACCACTCTTACGGCGCTCACCGTCCTGACTCCCCTGGCGGGAGCCCTGTTGGTCTTCGGACTGTGGCGCGGCACCTGGCGCCTGGTACTGCTGCCCCCCATCGTCGTTACGGTGGCGTACTTCATCGGCATGCGGGGCTACCCGGTTCTGCTCCAGAAGTTCAAGGTGGCCCCCAACGAGCTGGCTCTGGAGACCCCCTACATCGGTCACCACATCGCCTTCACCCGGTTCGGCTACGACCTGGACAAGATCGAAACCGTCCCCTTCGATGTCGACACCCGGCTCTCCTCGACGGATATCGGGAACAACGACGCCACCATCAGGAACGTCCGGCTCTGGGACCATGCCCCGCTCCTCAAGACCTACAGCCAGTTGCAGCAGATCCGGACCTACTACAAGTTCTTCGACGTGGACAACGACCGCTACCTGGTGAACGGCCGCTACACCCAGGTGATGCTCTCGCCGCGGGAACTCTCCTACCAGGACCTGCCCAGCAGGACCTGGATCAACGAGCGGCTGATCTTCACCCACGGCAACGGCATCGCCATGGGACCGGTGAGCCGGATCAGCCGGGAAGGGCTGCCGGAGTTTTACGTCAAGGATATCCCGGCAGTGAGCCTGGCCGACATCAAGGTCACCCGGCCGGAAATCTACTTCGGTGAGCTGTCCAACGAGTACGTCATTGTCAGGAGCAAGGTTCCCGAGTTCAGCTACCCCACCGCCACCGGCAACATCAACACCACCTACCAGGGGAGCGGAGGGGTGCCGCTCGGCTCGCTGCTGCACAAGGCGCTCTTCGCCGCCTACTTCCGGACCGAGAAAATCCTGCTCTCATCCGACATCACCGCCGAGAGCCGCATCATCTACAACCGCAACATCGCCAAGCGGGTGCGGGAGCTGGCCCCCTTCCTGCGTTTCGACGGCGATCCCTACATGGTGGTGGACGACAAAGGACGCCTCAAGTGGCTGATCGACGCCTACACCCACTCGCCCCACCTCCCCTACGCCAAGCCGCTCAAGGGCGGCATCACCTACATGCGCAACGCCGTCAAGGCGGTGGTGGACGCCTACGACGGCTCGGTGGACTTCTACATCAGCGATCCGGAGGACGTGATCCTCAAGGCGTACGCCCGTATCTTCCCGGCGCTGTTCAAGCCGATGGCGGCCATGCCGGACGGCCTGCGCAGCCATGTGCGCTACTCGCACCAGTTTCTGCAAGTGCAGGCCGCCATGTTCGCCACCTACCACATGACCGATCCCAAGGTGTTCTACAACAAGGAGAATCTCTGGGAGATTCCGGCCCTCGGCGACAGGCCGATGGAGCCCTACTACACCATCATGAAGCTGCCGGGCGAGCAGAAGGAGGAGTACATCCTGCTGCTTCCCTTCAGTCCCTCCAAGCGGGACAACCTGGCGGCCTGGCTGACCGCACGCTGCGACGGAGACAACTACGGCAAGATCCTTGCCTACACCTTCCCCCGCGACCGGCTGATCTACGGTCCCAAGCAGATCGACGCACGGATCAACCAGGACTCCTACATCTCGCAGCAGCTCACCCTCTGGAGCCAGCGGGGATCGGAGGTAATCCGCGGCAGCATGCTGGTAATCCCGATCGAGAAGTCGCTGCTCTACGTGCAGCCCCTCTTCCTGGCCGCCGACAAGGCAGGGTTGCCGGAGCTGCGCCGGGTCATCGTCGCCTTTGGCGACGAGGTGGTCATGGAGGAGACCCTTGAACTGGCCCTGCAGCGCATCTTCGGCGGCAAGCGGCCTGCCGCCGTCAGCCGGACCGCCGCAGACGGGGAGAGCGGAGCATCATCATCAAGCCTGGCCAGGGAAGCCATGGCCGTCTACGAACGGGCCATCGCCCTGCAGCGCCAGGGCAACTGGAGCGGCTACGGCGAAGAATTACGCAAGCTGGAGCAGCTCCTGAAACAGTTGGCCCGCTGA
- a CDS encoding TerC family protein, with protein MTTSTTLWVTFTLLVIVMLAVDLGLNRKSHRVSFKEALSWSLIWLGLALAFNIGIYFMLGKQQALEFFTGYLIEKALAVDNLFVFIMIFTVFGVRDELQARVLKWGILGALVMRVIFIFLGAELLQRFQWLFYIFGAVLLYTAWKMAFGVGTEIKPEQNLLVRLASRLLPMTRKIRGDWFIVRRRGIWVASPLLVVLLMVESCDLVFALDSIPAIFAITLDPFIVLTSNVFAIMGLRSLYFLLAGVMGMFIYLKYGISFILAFVGVKMILIMLGVHVPISISLTVIVLSLVTAIVWSLYAVRSGAASGSPLQNSGLPDGA; from the coding sequence ATGACAACCTCCACGACACTGTGGGTGACATTCACGCTTCTGGTGATTGTCATGCTGGCCGTCGATCTGGGACTGAACCGCAAGAGCCACCGGGTCTCCTTCAAGGAAGCCCTGAGCTGGAGCCTGATCTGGCTAGGGTTGGCCCTGGCCTTCAACATCGGCATCTACTTCATGCTCGGCAAACAGCAGGCTCTCGAATTTTTCACCGGCTACCTGATCGAAAAAGCGCTGGCGGTGGATAACCTGTTCGTCTTCATCATGATCTTCACCGTCTTCGGGGTGCGCGACGAGTTGCAGGCCCGGGTGCTGAAATGGGGCATTCTGGGGGCGCTGGTCATGCGGGTGATCTTCATCTTCCTGGGGGCGGAACTGCTGCAGCGCTTCCAGTGGCTCTTCTACATCTTCGGCGCGGTGCTGCTCTACACCGCCTGGAAAATGGCCTTCGGCGTCGGCACGGAGATCAAGCCGGAACAGAACCTGCTGGTGCGTCTCGCCAGCCGCCTGCTGCCGATGACCCGCAAGATACGGGGTGACTGGTTCATCGTCCGCCGACGGGGGATCTGGGTCGCCAGCCCGCTGCTGGTGGTTCTGCTGATGGTGGAAAGCTGCGATCTGGTCTTTGCCCTGGATTCCATTCCGGCCATCTTCGCCATCACCCTCGACCCGTTCATCGTGCTCACCTCCAACGTCTTCGCCATCATGGGGCTGCGATCCCTGTACTTCCTGCTGGCCGGCGTGATGGGGATGTTCATCTACCTGAAGTACGGCATCTCCTTCATCCTGGCCTTTGTCGGCGTCAAGATGATCCTGATCATGTTGGGAGTGCATGTGCCGATCAGCATCTCCCTCACCGTCATCGTGCTGAGCCTGGTGACGGCAATCGTCTGGTCGCTCTATGCCGTCCGCTCCGGTGCCGCCTCGGGCAGTCCGTTGCAGAACAGCGGACTGCCCGATGGCGCCTGA
- a CDS encoding TFIIB-type zinc ribbon-containing protein: MNCPVCPETPLVMSERQGVEIDYCPRCRGVWLDRGELDKIIERSASSEASAESTYRPQAAPQRSEQLRQPPQHQGYGHGHHHKKRKSFLSDIFDFD, translated from the coding sequence ATGAACTGCCCCGTCTGCCCTGAAACACCGCTGGTCATGTCGGAACGTCAGGGGGTCGAGATCGACTACTGCCCCCGCTGCCGCGGTGTCTGGCTCGACCGCGGCGAACTGGACAAGATCATCGAGCGTTCAGCCTCGTCCGAGGCGTCTGCGGAAAGCACATACCGTCCGCAAGCGGCGCCGCAGCGTTCCGAACAGCTCCGTCAGCCCCCCCAGCACCAGGGATACGGCCATGGCCACCACCACAAGAAACGCAAGTCGTTCCTGTCCGATATTTTTGACTTCGACTGA
- a CDS encoding DedA family protein — protein sequence MLHTMIQWLVDTIGTLGYPGIFLLMAVESSIIPFPSEVVMPPAGYLVFQGKMNPWLVVLAGGLGSLAGAYANYYGALYLGRPLLLQYGRFVGLAEVKLETAELFFRRHGEISTFIGRLLPVIRQLISVPAGLARMDHARFALYTTLGASIWCAVLTWIGYAIGDNQELIMAWSRTAAAWIIGGCLLLLIAYLRWQKTKQGR from the coding sequence ATGCTGCACACCATGATCCAATGGCTGGTGGATACCATCGGTACCCTGGGCTATCCCGGCATTTTTCTGCTGATGGCGGTGGAAAGCTCCATCATTCCCTTCCCCAGTGAAGTGGTCATGCCTCCAGCCGGCTACCTGGTCTTCCAGGGAAAGATGAACCCCTGGCTGGTCGTGCTGGCCGGTGGGCTGGGCAGCTTGGCCGGAGCCTACGCCAACTACTACGGTGCCCTGTACCTGGGACGCCCCCTGCTGCTGCAGTACGGTCGCTTCGTCGGTCTTGCCGAAGTAAAACTGGAGACGGCGGAGCTGTTTTTCCGGCGCCACGGCGAGATATCCACCTTCATCGGCAGGCTGCTGCCGGTAATCCGCCAGCTCATCTCGGTCCCCGCCGGTCTGGCCCGGATGGATCATGCCCGTTTCGCGCTGTACACCACCCTGGGGGCCTCCATCTGGTGTGCCGTGCTGACTTGGATCGGCTATGCCATCGGCGACAACCAGGAACTGATCATGGCATGGTCCCGCACGGCAGCCGCCTGGATCATCGGTGGGTGCCTGCTGCTGCTGATCGCCTACCTGCGCTGGCAGAAGACCAAGCAGGGACGCTGA